The sequence TCTGCAGGATTGTTTTTAGTAAATTCAATTTAACACATTTTCAGAAGGCtcatctttataaaaaaaaaaaaaaaaaaaaaaaaagacagtactTGAAATGTTTACACTTACTATGCTGCAGAGTGCAAGCTATTTCCCATTTTCAATTATACCAGACTCACAAGCTTACTATAGTGCCCTTCCGTATGTAGAGACAGTAAAGTCATATGTATAAGGAAAACAAATTTTCCCCCACAATATCAGATTTTCAGTTTTAATACACTTCTGGAAATTCTGCATATACAAGTTTGTGAATGTTCCAGGTAACTTTTATAAAAGACCATTTGCATTTTTGTGTAACTCCTTTGAATATGCTATACaacactttggaattaaaagaagtACTCTATATTGCCATTCAAGAGGTATTACTCTGATAGTCTTGTCTTTTACCTTGAATGCTTTGTAAACctagtattttttttaacccaGTTTGAAGGGTTTGTACAATCTGTCACCTAAAAATGCTAATCCCACAATTTCACAAGGATAGGTGGCAGAActaacaaagggaagagggcatgCTGTGTTATATTCACAAACTATCTCATGCTGCCTTCTAAAGCACCAAATGCCCCTGTCCTTAAGGTTTTGTCACCAAACCTTATTGATCAGATTGGCGTTTTGAAGGAGGTGTACAACCTTCAAGACAAACGTTGCTTGCTTAttaggcaaagaaaaaaaagagtgtgGATACATACAATATCAATCTGCATTTTAGCTTCAAATTGTCAACATATTTGTAatgggtattaaaaaaaaaagtttgcctgTAGTAAATAATTTTTCATAGCTGTGAAGTAGAACATTGTATGAAATAGTTAAAGCTAGCTATAAGATTTCGAAATGTATGATCTacaataatgtttaataaatgtattttacaaattCAGAGATTTGCATCAAATGCTCTACTTGCAAATAGCTATGAGTTAAACATCAACTTTAAGCAATTAGTATTAGGATCTGGGAGAAgagttataaaagaaaaaaaaaaataggtcagCTGCTTtattaaagaaaagcaaaaaagcaaGCACATGTTCTATAATATAGGATAGGAGATCTGTTATACCTTTGCTAAGCATGACACAATATCACTGCATATAGAATGAATCAGCAAAACAAAAAGGCTGTACTGTATCCCATAATACCATTTGGACAGTGCATGTGAATACAAACATTCAATTAGGATGCCCCGCGTACTATTATCATGACAAGGTAGTCATCTTCTGATCTGGCAAGGGCTTTAGCTGTTGAATCCAGGAACTGCTGAGAAAATTCACAGGGTGGGAAAGCATGAAGGACCCCTGTGTTCTCTTTATCTTTACTGCCCCCCACAGGAAGGCTAATGACACCTGCAGCCTGTTTTTGCTTTAAATAGGAGACAAGGTTTCTCAGGGGACGTTGAGTAGAACTTGCTTGGTCTCCGGCAAAATTACCCTCAGATGTACCAGGAACTGCAAGCAGGATGGCATAACCATTGGGACCTGCCACTTTAATGCGTCGTGTCACTTCATCCAGCTTGGGCTGATCAAGACGCAGACGTTGTGTAATTTTTAACTGTGCGACTTTTCCTCCTGATGAGCCTTCAATAAGCAGGCCAGATGCTACTGCAAGATCACCCTGCAGCAAATGCATGTTGGACGGAAAATTACTGTTTTTCAGAAGCAGCATACCTTGCCAAGCCAAGCACAGTTTCTGAGATGCATCTTGTTTCTGTGGTGACTTCACTTTACTGCTGGGTTCGGGGCGCTCATCCTTTCTTATTGGGCTTTTACTCTCCACCATACGATGCCTCCTATCTCTTTCAACAGAGGTAGAGTTCTTTCGATCACGTTTATCTCCAAGACCACGCTCAAGGCTGCCTCGCCAATCTCTAGAAGGCGAAACTTGTTCTGCACGGCTGGCTGTACGATCAGTTTCAGTATAACGACTGTCCCGTCCACCATTACCTTCTGGACTTCTGTCAGGACTATTGCAGTGTCTTTTTCTGGAGCGGTCACTTTCAGGAGATCTGTCAATATGACGACTTTCATCTATAAGCCTCCTTTTCCTGGGTTGCTCTTTATTTACTCCATCTCTTTCACGGTCTCTGTCCAAAGTCCAGCCATCAACGCGTCGGTCTAATGTTTCTAGAGACTCATATGTTATTCTATTTCTGTCTCTAACAGGAAGTGGTACCCATTCAGTCTCTGCATACAAGTCTCTTTCTCTATCCCTATACAATAAAGGTGGCGTGCGGTCTCTGGCTCTAAGAGGATCTGGTGCTCTGTGTCCAAAAGCATCCCCCACTAAATCGTAATGGGGCAAAGGCAATGGCTGTAGGTAAGGGGGCTGATAAATATGGTCAGTGTCTGCAAAGTCAACACGTAGTTTTCGGTGTTCTCCACCTAATGGAAATCCCCTCATTTGAACACATGCAGCTTGGGCAGCATCTAAACTCTCATACTGTATATAAGCCCAGCTGTCCCCTTTACGGTAGTCAATAGATCTGATGGTGCCAAACCTGTCAAATTCACGTGCCAGTGATGCCACTGGCACCCATAGTCCAAGTCCACCCACCCACAAGCGGTTGGTTGGTGTAGCTTTGCCATAGCCGATTTTAATACAATTACGCAGAATATACTTGCCGGACATTGCCACTTTGGCCCTGTGAGCCATGTCCAGATTCTCAAATTTAAGAAATCCATAAGTAGAGTTTTGTCCACGGCCTGCACGTTTAATATCCACTTCAGTAATAGCCCCAAAACGTTCAAAGGCTCTGCGCAGCTCACTCTCTGTAACATTGATGTCCAGATTGCCAAGAAAAAGGGTCCTGTTGGCCCTTATGTCGTTCTCGGGAGAATTGCCGTCCTCTCGGATGCTGAGGCGTGGATCTAGTGGGTAGGTGGGTCGTACCCGATTCTCGTAGAAGTTGTAGTCCCGTTCCCTCTCCAGCTCCCTGGGCGGAGGTGGGGGTGGTGGAGGTGGTAAACGGCCTAGGGCGAGCTGTTGTAGCCGATAATCCCTGTAGCCTAGCCCGCCTGGGGAGAGGCCGCGCTGGCCGTGAGGGTGCCGGTGGGCGGGCAAGGAGGACACGGCAGCGGACAGGCTGGCATAGGGGTCTTTGTCTCCGGGGGATCGGCTCCGACGTCGGTTGCTCCCGGTTAGGTATACCGCCTCAATCTTCAGCGGCCGGTCGTAGAGCACCAGCCGGCCCCGGGCGTGCTTGGCAGCCCGGGCATCCTCCGTGCGCCTGAAATTCACCAGGGCCACGCGCTCGTCCCCTGAGCGGGAGATTTTTACACTGACGTCCCCGAACTTCTTGAACTCGTGGAAGAGGCCGTCCTCCACCGCCTCATCGCTGAGCGAGGATCCCAGCTCGCTGATCCGCAGCGACTTGTACTCCGACTCGCCGCGTCCCTCCGTGCTACGGCCGGCTGCGCCTCCTCGGCTGTCTGCACCCTTGCTGCTGCCGCTTCCACTGCTGGCACCTGGGGAACCGTAGCTGTGCAACCCAGGCGCTCTTCCCGATGGCTCATACTCGCGGCCGCCTGAGAGGcccttgtccaggtgtaggccgCGGCGGCCGGAGCTGCTCTCTGAGGTCTTGCCCGCTGAGCCGCTGCCATTACTGCCACTGGCGGAGCTTATCTTTTTTCCGCATCGCTCTCGAGTTGACTCCTCCGCCCCCCGGGACCGTTTGGCCTTAGCCGGGGAGCGCTCTTTTCCTTTCATGGCGAATAATTGATGGATCGCGTCCTCAAACACGACTTCTCAGCGCCATCTTGGAATTTTGGTTCTATGGGATCCACCCTGTACCCTGATACGCTAGGATTAATCCTTCCAGCATTCTCATTGGATAGATATGCCGTC is a genomic window of Mixophyes fleayi isolate aMixFle1 chromosome 2, aMixFle1.hap1, whole genome shotgun sequence containing:
- the RBM15 gene encoding RNA-binding protein 15; the encoded protein is MKGKERSPAKAKRSRGAEESTRERCGKKISSASGSNGSGSAGKTSESSSGRRGLHLDKGLSGGREYEPSGRAPGLHSYGSPGASSGSGSSKGADSRGGAAGRSTEGRGESEYKSLRISELGSSLSDEAVEDGLFHEFKKFGDVSVKISRSGDERVALVNFRRTEDARAAKHARGRLVLYDRPLKIEAVYLTGSNRRRSRSPGDKDPYASLSAAVSSLPAHRHPHGQRGLSPGGLGYRDYRLQQLALGRLPPPPPPPPPRELERERDYNFYENRVRPTYPLDPRLSIREDGNSPENDIRANRTLFLGNLDINVTESELRRAFERFGAITEVDIKRAGRGQNSTYGFLKFENLDMAHRAKVAMSGKYILRNCIKIGYGKATPTNRLWVGGLGLWVPVASLAREFDRFGTIRSIDYRKGDSWAYIQYESLDAAQAACVQMRGFPLGGEHRKLRVDFADTDHIYQPPYLQPLPLPHYDLVGDAFGHRAPDPLRARDRTPPLLYRDRERDLYAETEWVPLPVRDRNRITYESLETLDRRVDGWTLDRDRERDGVNKEQPRKRRLIDESRHIDRSPESDRSRKRHCNSPDRSPEGNGGRDSRYTETDRTASRAEQVSPSRDWRGSLERGLGDKRDRKNSTSVERDRRHRMVESKSPIRKDERPEPSSKVKSPQKQDASQKLCLAWQGMLLLKNSNFPSNMHLLQGDLAVASGLLIEGSSGGKVAQLKITQRLRLDQPKLDEVTRRIKVAGPNGYAILLAVPGTSEGNFAGDQASSTQRPLRNLVSYLKQKQAAGVISLPVGGSKDKENTGVLHAFPPCEFSQQFLDSTAKALARSEDDYLVMIIVRGAS